Genomic DNA from Corticium candelabrum chromosome 5, ooCorCand1.1, whole genome shotgun sequence:
TGCAGATGATGTCCTACTTGCTGATAGGTCACGTGATTGGACTTTACGATCGACACTGGAAAAGCTTAGGAGTTGGTGGAATAACCTCGAACTGCTCAAGTTCAGTTCTAGGCCTCTAAAGCTTAGCGCTGCTTGTCGCAGCTGTATTCGAAGCAGATTTCTAGAGGACATTGTGCTTTTGCTGCATACACTGTGCTGGACCGGACGAGATGATCTTCTCAGACTGCTGCTCGATACAGTTCCTCGACTGAATGTAAACGCAAAATTGCCGAGAAGTTTGTCTGTGGAGAGGAGCCCGACACGTACAAACACGAAATCGATCATCCTCATTATGGGTCGCTTTGAAGCGTCTGACAAACGTGGCATAACACCCTTGCACGTGGCGACGGCGACACGAAATAAACAATGCGTCTACGTCCTACTTAGACACGGCGCTAAGATCAACGCGCTGGGAAGTTTTGATGAGTCACCACTTCATGTTGCTTGTGCTGTGGGTGATGAGCAACTCACAGAGATGATGCTACGTCTCGGTGCAGAAGTGAATATGAAGACTTACACTGAAGACACGCCTCTGCACGTAGCACTATTGAACGGTCAAGGAAATTGTGTTGACATACTACTGAAATATGGTGCTGATCCCAACACACCTTCTAATTGCAAAGTGATTCCTTTGTCACCAGGAAAAATTATGCGGTTGTACTACAAGCCGAGAAGGGGGTTTGGTGATCGACCTCTTCATTATGCCGTTTCCTTGCcaagtgttggtgttgttcgAAGCTTGATCGCCGCTCATGCTGATGTTAATTTAGAAGGATTTGGTGGTCGGGGTGTATTTTCTACTGCAGTTGCTTCTGGTAGTATTGAATTGGTAGAGGGTCTCGTCGCAGCAGGCTGTGAAGTCAATGTGCCTGACAAATCAGGAGTTGTTCCACTGAATATAGCTATAGGGTTGCGTGATGTCCATATGGTGAAGTGGCTGCTAGAACATGAATTTGACCCAAACACACAGATCTCAGATAAAACATCCATTGCCATGGCAATAGACGATATGACTTGTCCGGTAGAAATCATCAAACTACTTCTTGATTATGGTGCCAAAGTAAATTTGCAAGGTGGCAGGTGGCTCTATGGAAGCCAACTGTCTCTTCTGCACATCGCAAGTTATCGTCTGCGTGCTGATGTTGTTTCTCTTCTTATTTCTCGTGGAGCACTCGTGAATGTACAGTCTACAGAAAACAAGACTCCACTTATGATTACCCCTATTGACTTTCATGGTGGCTCTAGAATGTTATCATCAGTGATTATAATTCGTCTTTTGAGTCATGTACCAGGGATTGACCTAGAGACAAGAAATAATGCTGGCAGTACAATATTACACATTTGTGCTCAAGCTGAAAAGCCAATTGATTTTGTTAGAATCTTGCTAGAAGCAGGAGCCGATCCTACAGCCTTGAATAATGATGGAAATTCTCCAGCTGACATCGCCAGCGTCAAGGAGGTGACTGAGATGATTCAATCATATGTTGGTATGTTAGAATTATTATGCAAACTTGGAGTTTGAAATGCCTTGTTGCATAGGTAAAGTGAGGTCTTTGCAGATTCAGTGCAAAGTCGCTCTCCTTCGATCATTTGGCCCCGGTCGTTTACACTTTGCTCCACTTCCTACAGGATTAAAGGAGTTTTTGCTGGATGGATTCTCTGATTGGCTTTCTGATTGACGTCACTTCAAGCATACATAAATActttgtcattaattaagacattgTCTTCATTGGATATTTGAAAGATAACAGACTAACATACATGGGTAATAAAGACAGTATATGTAGGGTGTTTGTCATCAATCAATTGCAAGTAATCAAATTGGTTAACGATTACTGAACTTTGAACCTTCACACTTTGAACACCTTGTGACAGTAAGCAAGCTGAAGTAGTCGATCACAACAAGATGAATAGTGATTGAGCTCTACATTACTTTATACCTTTTTATTCCAAATCCTACTCATGGTCTAAGGATACTGTCCCTTAGATCACACCTGgttgtgtttacacaacaAATGCCAGCCTTAGGGTTACAGCATAAAAAAGTAGATACAGATGTCAGATTAAGTGTTCTGTGACATCAGCAGATGCACATACGTACAGGTACAAACAGAAGGCTAAACATCCAACTGTCAACAGTCACCCaattttttgtgttgtagtgaCGTGATCAGCAGATATTTATGAAATGTTGACATTACAATCATCTGCAGCAGACATATGAGGTTTGGTCTAGATCTGATATTGAGGAGGTAACAACATTGGTCTTACAGTTTCATACAAATAGGACATAATCTCTTCAAAAGTCTTGGCATTGGCATCGGGCACCATTTGTTTCAAACGTGAGAACCTTTGTCTCACCTTGTGAAACGATCCAGCTTCTGGCCAACCAGCAACAAAATCATTCCATGGCACATCAGCAAAACACATAGCCCCACATTcattaattttattgataAGTTTGACATCATCAAATTTACTCCATTTTTCCACTCGACCATCTCTGAACTTGCACTTGAGATTCAACAACCATTTGCTACGACACTGAACAACAGTTCGTTCTGATACTCTCTGGGCAACAACCGTCCAAGGAATGTCGGTATCTGGTAGCTGGTCTAACTGCAATCCCTTCTGTTCTGCTACCCACTTTATCGCCTCTAGAAGACTCTTCTCCTCTTGCTCAGTCCATGGACCTTTAGTATCACTCACAGACCTCTTGTGATCAATCAGTGACTGACCGCTTCGATCCATCAACTTACCAATCATCTCCCACTGTGAACCATGACACAACAAAAGACTGTCTAGTTGCTCACTCTCTTCTCTTGTGAACTTGCCTTTGTAGTTTGTGTCGTCAAGTATCCTTCTCAGGTATCGATATACCGAATACACAGTTCGAGGAACATGACGACACGAAAACCGAAAGAATGCAGATCTCTTTGCACGGCCATATGTACTATTTGACCAGCCACCAACAGCAATTTCAGCAGGGTCTTTGATTGAGTGACGTGTGCAGAATCGTTTCACATTGGCTGAAATCTGATCAATCTCTTGCTTGGAAAATACTCCTTTCTTTGCACCACTTTCATATGCTTCTTTTCGACTGTTTGAGTCTAGTGTTGCATGCCAATTATGTAGAGATTCATATTCATCTGGAgagtcatcatca
This window encodes:
- the LOC134180596 gene encoding ankyrin repeat, PH and SEC7 domain containing protein secG-like isoform X2, coding for MGRFEASDKRGITPLHVATATRNKQCVYVLLRHGAKINALGSFDESPLHVACAVGDEQLTEMMLRLGAEVNMKTYTEDTPLHVALLNGQGNCVDILLKYGADPNTPSNCKVIPLSPGKIMRLYYKPRRGFGDRPLHYAVSLPSVGVVRSLIAAHADVNLEGFGGRGVFSTAVASGSIELVEGLVAAGCEVNVPDKSGVVPLNIAIGLRDVHMVKWLLEHEFDPNTQISDKTSIAMAIDDMTCPVEIIKLLLDYGAKVNLQGGRWLYGSQLSLLHIASYRLRADVVSLLISRGALVNVQSTENKTPLMITPIDFHGGSRMLSSVIIIRLLSHVPGIDLETRNNAGSTILHICAQAEKPIDFVRILLEAGADPTALNNDGNSPADIASVKEVTEMIQSYVGM
- the LOC134180596 gene encoding ankyrin repeat, PH and SEC7 domain containing protein secG-like isoform X1 → MGRFEASDKRGITPLHVATATRNKQCVYVLLRHGAKINALGSFDESPLHVACAVGDEQLTEMMLRLGAEVNMKTYTEDTPLHVALLNGQGNCVDILLKYGADPNTPSNCKVIPLSPGKIMRLYYKPRRGFGDRPLHYAVSLPSVGVVRSLIAAHADVNLEGFGGRGVFSTAVASGSIELVEGLVAAGCEVNVPDKSGVVPLNIAIGLRDVHMVKWLLEHEFDPNTQISDKTSIAMAIDDMTCPVEIIKLLLDYGAKVNLQGGRWLYGSQLSLLHIASYRLRADVVSLLISRGALVNVQSTENKTPLMITPIDFHGGSRMLSSVIIIRLLSHVPGIDLETRNNAGSTILHICAQAEKPIDFVRILLEAGADPTALNNDGNSPADIASVKEVTEMIQSYVGKVRSLQIQCKVALLRSFGPGRLHFAPLPTGLKEFLLDGFSDWLSD